Proteins from one Lacrimispora sphenoides genomic window:
- a CDS encoding ABC transporter permease, with protein sequence MKKSKFFIIGSLIAVIVILVAFTSPLFVVHDPIQSDLRKRLISPEFLAGGIRGHILGTDALGQDIFTRLVMGCRISLLIAAAGVLIPAVIGTALGAIAGYFGGSIDNVIMRICDIQLSIPTMVLAITVMAIFGNSVPNLLLVLAVVGWTSYTRVVRGSVMGIRNSEFIQASRVLGASNARILITQILPCVLTPLIILMSQQIGFVILTEANLSFLGMGVPLPQPSLGSMIADGREYIATAPWTVVVPGVTLMIIVLAFNFLGDGVRDILDPKNKD encoded by the coding sequence ATGAAAAAGTCCAAATTCTTTATTATCGGCTCACTGATTGCGGTGATTGTCATCTTGGTTGCTTTCACTTCTCCGTTATTTGTGGTTCACGATCCGATTCAGTCAGATTTACGTAAGCGGCTGATATCACCAGAATTCTTAGCCGGTGGTATTCGTGGACATATTCTGGGTACGGATGCACTGGGGCAGGATATTTTCACCCGACTGGTCATGGGCTGTCGGATTTCCCTGCTGATCGCGGCGGCAGGCGTGTTGATTCCGGCAGTGATCGGAACCGCACTAGGAGCAATTGCCGGTTACTTTGGCGGATCGATCGACAATGTGATTATGCGTATCTGTGACATCCAGCTCTCGATCCCAACCATGGTTCTGGCGATTACCGTTATGGCAATTTTCGGCAACAGTGTTCCTAATCTGCTGCTGGTTCTGGCTGTTGTCGGCTGGACCTCCTACACCAGGGTTGTGCGGGGGAGTGTCATGGGTATCCGTAATTCGGAGTTTATCCAAGCGTCTCGGGTACTGGGAGCATCCAATGCCAGAATCCTGATTACCCAGATTCTGCCTTGCGTGCTGACACCTTTGATTATTCTGATGAGTCAGCAGATTGGTTTTGTTATTTTGACAGAAGCAAACTTAAGCTTTCTTGGAATGGGAGTACCGCTGCCGCAGCCTTCTCTTGGCTCCATGATTGCGGATGGCCGGGAGTATATTGCAACCGCTCCCTGGACGGTTGTGGTTCCAGGTGTCACCCTTATGATTATCGTGTTGGCGTTTAATTTCCTCGGTGACGGAGTGCGGGACATTCTCGATCCAAAGAATAAAGATTAG
- a CDS encoding ABC transporter ATP-binding protein encodes MAKLLEIKGLQVEYRTGRATAKALNGINLSIEKGEALGLVGETGAGKTTIALSALNLLPADVGKITGGSIHFDGESVLDMNEKSLEGMRGNKISMIFQNPLSSLNPLFTVGEQISMVLRKHENLSQKDALKKAEGLLEMVGIAKYRLEDYPHQFSGGMRQRVGIAAALACNPELLIADEPTTALDVTIQAQILELMKELQRKRSSSLLMITHNLGIIAELCQKVAVIYAGTIIEYGTVREVFTNPQHWYTKGLLGAIPSLTGPRNRLTFIPGNVANANALPTGCKFHPRCSYCTEQCKQEMPALHEFSDGHFVACWEREGQ; translated from the coding sequence ATGGCTAAACTATTGGAGATTAAAGGCCTGCAGGTGGAATACAGGACCGGGCGGGCAACGGCTAAAGCCTTAAATGGAATCAACTTATCGATTGAAAAGGGGGAAGCACTGGGGCTGGTCGGTGAGACCGGAGCAGGAAAAACAACAATTGCACTTTCGGCTTTAAATTTGTTGCCTGCCGATGTCGGCAAAATCACAGGCGGTTCTATCCATTTTGATGGAGAATCCGTATTGGATATGAATGAGAAAAGCTTGGAAGGAATGCGCGGCAATAAGATTTCCATGATCTTTCAGAATCCGCTGAGTTCATTAAATCCGCTGTTTACCGTTGGTGAGCAGATCTCAATGGTATTGCGCAAGCATGAAAATCTCAGCCAGAAAGATGCCCTTAAGAAAGCGGAAGGGTTGCTTGAGATGGTCGGTATTGCCAAATACCGTCTGGAAGATTATCCGCACCAGTTTTCTGGAGGAATGCGTCAGAGGGTAGGTATCGCAGCCGCTCTGGCCTGCAATCCGGAACTGTTGATTGCTGATGAGCCTACAACTGCGTTGGATGTTACGATTCAGGCACAGATTTTGGAACTGATGAAAGAACTGCAGAGAAAACGTTCCAGTTCCTTGCTCATGATTACCCACAATCTGGGGATTATCGCCGAGCTGTGTCAAAAGGTGGCGGTCATTTATGCAGGGACGATTATTGAGTATGGTACGGTCAGGGAAGTTTTTACCAACCCTCAACACTGGTATACCAAAGGGCTGCTGGGGGCAATCCCCAGTCTGACGGGCCCGCGTAACCGTCTGACGTTTATTCCGGGGAATGTGGCAAATGCTAATGCTCTGCCGACCGGATGTAAATTTCATCCCCGCTGCAGCTATTGCACTGAACAATGCAAACAAGAGATGCCGGCATTACACGAATTTTCAGATGGACATTTTGTCGCATGCTGGGAGCGGGAGGGGCAGTGA
- a CDS encoding ABC transporter ATP-binding protein: MNNTMKHEQLPLIEVQNLYKHFKVKNKGMLHAVDGISFSVQPGETLGLVGESGCGKSTVGNVIMRLHQATDGKVLFKGSNVLESKGLESMEYKKKIQIIFQDPYSSLNPKKTINSIMQEAYSIHNLCSGTERQKKIEEIIELCGLEKYVLEKYPHELDGGKRQLIGIARALSLGPEFIVCDEPVSSLDVSIQATIINLLMDLQKKMNLSFLFISHDLSVVRHISQRVAVMYLGQIIEIADTDDIFADAYHPYTIALLSAVPKLDFEDKNSRIVLKGDVPSPINPSDGCRFAPRCFMAKEICKTEKPELKEVGEGHCVACHFYEESQKRAREIELGMAADKDGGHNGYKD, encoded by the coding sequence ATGAATAATACAATGAAACATGAACAGTTACCTCTGATTGAGGTACAGAACTTATATAAGCATTTTAAGGTGAAGAATAAAGGCATGCTGCATGCGGTGGATGGCATCAGCTTTTCCGTCCAGCCGGGGGAGACACTTGGTCTGGTTGGAGAATCTGGATGCGGAAAATCGACGGTTGGAAATGTCATCATGCGGCTGCATCAGGCAACGGATGGAAAGGTGTTGTTTAAAGGCAGCAATGTACTTGAGTCCAAAGGACTGGAGAGTATGGAGTATAAGAAGAAAATTCAGATTATCTTCCAGGATCCGTACTCATCGCTGAATCCGAAAAAGACCATTAACAGCATTATGCAGGAGGCTTACAGCATTCATAATTTATGTTCTGGTACGGAACGGCAAAAGAAAATTGAAGAGATTATTGAGCTGTGCGGCCTTGAAAAGTATGTCCTTGAAAAGTATCCGCATGAATTGGATGGCGGAAAACGCCAGTTGATTGGGATTGCCCGGGCATTGTCATTGGGACCGGAGTTTATTGTCTGTGATGAGCCGGTATCTTCCCTGGATGTCTCAATCCAGGCAACGATCATCAATCTTTTGATGGATCTCCAAAAAAAGATGAACCTGTCCTTTTTGTTCATTTCCCATGACCTCAGTGTGGTGCGTCATATTTCCCAGCGGGTTGCAGTGATGTATCTGGGGCAGATTATTGAGATCGCGGATACGGATGATATTTTTGCGGATGCTTATCACCCCTATACGATTGCTTTGCTGTCGGCAGTGCCGAAGCTTGACTTTGAAGACAAGAACAGCCGTATTGTTTTAAAAGGTGATGTTCCCAGCCCGATCAATCCTTCCGATGGGTGCCGGTTTGCTCCGCGGTGTTTTATGGCAAAGGAGATTTGCAAAACGGAGAAGCCGGAACTGAAAGAAGTGGGTGAAGGACATTGCGTTGCATGTCATTTTTATGAGGAAAGCCAGAAACGTGCCAGAGAAATTGAGCTTGGCATGGCGGCTGATAAAGACGGAGGACATAATGGATACAAAGATTAG
- a CDS encoding enolase C-terminal domain-like protein, with translation MDTKIRDIRVIFTAPEGINLVVVKVDTNQPGLYGLGCATFAYRHLAIKTVVDEYLKPLLVGRDVDRIEDLWQLMHQNAYWRNGPIENNAISGVDMALWDIKGKMAGMPVYQLFGGKCREGIPVYRHADGRDVEEVCDNILKFQAMGITNIRCQCGGYGGDSYGTVPKTAPLGALPGIYLDSGEYIRNTVKLFEGIRAKIGYEMNLVHDVHERIAPIEAIKLARALEPFDLFFLEDPVPIEQLPWLRNLRGQTSIPIAEGELFNNSVEWKQIIAEQLIDFIRVHISQVGGITPAKKLQVFAEQYGVRTAWHGPGDMSPIAHAANIHIDLAAPNFGVQEWSGIEPPNFVIQDLKGPHGALLEVFPGLPEFKDGYVYANDKPGLGVDMNETEAAKYPCENCVVTWTQTRRRDGALQTP, from the coding sequence ATGGATACAAAGATTAGAGACATCAGGGTGATTTTTACCGCACCGGAAGGGATTAATCTGGTGGTGGTGAAGGTGGATACCAACCAGCCCGGGCTTTACGGCCTGGGGTGTGCAACCTTTGCATATCGCCATCTGGCGATAAAAACGGTAGTCGATGAATATTTAAAGCCATTGCTGGTGGGACGGGATGTAGACCGGATTGAGGACCTGTGGCAATTGATGCACCAGAATGCCTATTGGCGTAACGGGCCGATTGAGAACAATGCGATTTCCGGTGTCGATATGGCTCTTTGGGATATCAAGGGCAAGATGGCAGGGATGCCTGTTTATCAGTTATTTGGCGGCAAATGCCGGGAGGGTATTCCGGTTTACCGCCATGCGGATGGGCGTGATGTAGAAGAGGTTTGTGATAATATCCTGAAGTTTCAAGCCATGGGAATTACCAATATCCGCTGCCAGTGCGGTGGTTATGGGGGCGACAGCTATGGAACGGTACCGAAAACCGCACCACTGGGAGCTCTGCCTGGGATTTATCTTGACTCGGGGGAATACATACGCAATACCGTAAAATTATTTGAAGGAATAAGAGCGAAAATTGGATATGAGATGAATCTGGTTCATGATGTTCATGAACGGATTGCACCGATTGAGGCAATTAAGCTGGCCCGGGCCTTGGAGCCGTTTGATTTATTCTTTTTGGAGGATCCGGTTCCGATTGAACAGCTTCCCTGGCTTCGGAATTTGCGAGGCCAGACCAGTATCCCGATTGCTGAAGGGGAATTATTTAATAATAGTGTAGAATGGAAACAGATTATCGCAGAGCAGTTGATTGACTTTATCCGGGTTCATATCAGTCAGGTTGGAGGGATTACCCCGGCCAAAAAGTTACAGGTGTTTGCGGAACAATATGGTGTGAGGACGGCCTGGCACGGTCCCGGAGATATGTCTCCGATTGCCCATGCCGCCAATATCCATATTGACTTGGCAGCACCGAACTTTGGTGTTCAGGAGTGGTCAGGAATTGAACCGCCGAACTTTGTGATCCAGGATTTGAAAGGGCCGCATGGAGCGTTGTTGGAGGTTTTTCCGGGATTACCGGAATTTAAAGATGGTTATGTGTATGCC